One window from the genome of Halictus rubicundus isolate RS-2024b chromosome 7, iyHalRubi1_principal, whole genome shotgun sequence encodes:
- the LOC143355830 gene encoding uncharacterized protein LOC143355830 has protein sequence MGNTTTKNHYSKSLAVGSGSRRPRWEGSGLPAPPGKPILIPGADESQPEVVAIRWERSPSNGGSAIVGYLVEHRRLGSQHWVRSTPGLCTFPELTLSGLEPGWRYQFRVRAQNAVGLSRPSEISDPLTVTLQRSAASPPSFDLELKDTTVLENDQAEFVVRFTGSPLPKISWFKDGFEIFSSRRTRIITDSGRSVLLIHQAALNDEGEIKCTATNRAGHTSTKARLILEAPPKIRLPRQYEDGLLFEQDETIRLKVSMAGRPPPSVMWYHDGELISDDNRHIFETMDNEAILKIPDAKRIDRGEYTVKAINKLGENISSFLVTVTDRPAAPGKATITMTLGRSVTLSWNEPEDDGGCKIGTYIVEYYRVGWDVWLKATTSRQTKATLSELIEGSEYKFRVKAENPYGMSEPSEESDVIFIPDLKRGIVSPSMGGKSQSQREIRSREKREVSFAVPTQRTRSLTREEGRARDEDDEGRFGPSSRSASAQRLSRSSRADSRVTFALDTVDKPETPVPPARSRDHSNSKHDSRSEIHVDRSNISNDVPNTEIVTQGRDSVATTPTSTTVPVSPPIMDEPLKRPILRESRSRSVSVSRERSMSPLSMPKIQEEDSSMRSTPPIRPSLSLTLRKQQAIVDEPEPPFTKSHSLDEKPSSPLTPREDDESVLHGSSEFMLVLYPDDQDGNVDDIPKTLDATQSASEDVEDIEDLIPPPMSLSLPELFSVEHQVVETLREAVSSTELLHERAMERFYRAVAAEEASEVAKRKTQVERKTGELATTIEEKTDADIDNPDARRSSILRRLSNPGVAAQNLISWQAKKNRRRSSEGQPETLKLPLKLITPSSTLPMVEARSDPNLPSDSEAPTGGWGLDKEDEAATQLRRWHEANVLLVVEKEEEKSMPWQVEANEEASSNQGVANQPQVRPIAETKSEQEELENEELESVETSEESSEEVSSADSEDLKLLKARILARQVLEEEDTYHPRGRPVPHVEPEPLSIPTHKIPILDVTPPTPTLSGPASPTNVVPKSILKKPKEDQPIPVNSFGRPIPPEKPIRKVPPVQPVHPVMTHEEDIGDAQPAAETLKTPVLSESDTDSMMSAGEAAKTRRIQAKMRSTTSEEEIDEEDIEARMAVVNHYTEIVREHSSSRYNYRGSEERKFGDSLAGSRRSSFSEEQDKSHLNKNRAESLKKQETREPERQRTVAKIEKIDKSAKQDDQKPRRSARSRGTTPARDTKTPVRSTRPESRNQSPAPRSRNVSVERGGASSRSSSKTRARAPSQDRRPVSRMGSEDQRLAREKSVDDEPRRSRKPSHSRSSSRDRIRPETPVKMKMERLQKALGSKKYRAPWRDSGVEKEYPQSRMNDEQLALEAQKNVRFTVSYVTDLILLMAAVYVYLFKKETLAIPFIALLLYRRIQHEIRGRVSRGWWWSKQKQ, from the exons AGGGTTATGCACCTTCCCGGAACTGACCTTGAGCGGCCTCGAGCCTGGATGGCGCTACCAATTCAGGGTCAGGGCGCAGAACGCCGTGGGTCTCTCGCGGCCCAGCGAGATCTCGGATCCGCTGACTGTGACCTTGCAAAGGTCCGCCGCATCTCCACCATCCTTCGACCTTGAGCTCAAGGACACGACCGTCCTCGAAAACGATCAG GCTGAATTCGTTGTGCGATTTACTGGTTCGCCGCTGCCGAAAATTTCGTGGTTCAAAGATGGCTTTGAAATTTTCAGCAGCAGGCGAACTAGAATCATCACGGACAGCGGTAGAAGCGTTCTCCTAATTCACCAAGCCGCGCTGAATGACGAGGGTGAAATCAAATGTACAGCTACTAACAGAGCCGGCCACACTAGCACCAAAGCTAGACTAATTCTGGAAG CACCTCCAAAAATACGACTTCCACGTCAATACGAGGACGGTCTCCTTTTCGAACAGGATGAGACTATCAGATTGAAAGTGTCGATGGCTGGAAGACCTCCGCCCTCTGTGATGTGGTATCACGACGGGGAATTGATATCCGATGACAACAGGCACATCTTCGAAACGATGGACAACGAAGCGATTCTAAAGATACCGGATGCCAAGCGCATTGACAGGGGAGAGTACACGGTCAAAGCCATAAATAAACTTGGGGAGAACATATCTTCATTTCTAGTTACAGTCACAG atCGACCTGCTGCACCTGGTAAAGCTACGATCACCATGACTTTGGGCAGGTCAGTGACATTGTCGTGGAACGAACCGGAGGACGACGGTGGTTGCAAAATAGGAACATATATCGTCGAGTATTATAGA GTTGGCTGGGATGTTTGGTTGAAAGCAACCACCAGTAGACAGACCAAAGCGACGTTATCGGAACTGATCGAGGGATCGGAGTATAAATTTCGAGTGAAAGCTGAGAATCCTTACGGCATGAGCGAGCCCAGCGAAGAAAGCGATGTGATCTTCATTCCAGATTTAAAAAGAGG TATAGTGTCGCCTTCCATGGGCGGGAAGTCGCAAAGTCAGCGAGAAATCAGATCACGCGAGAAACGAGAGGTGAGCTTTGCTGTGCCAACCCAGAGAACCAGAAGTTTGACAAGGGAAGAAGGTCGTGCGAGAGACGAAGACGACGAAGGACGCTTTGGTCCAAGCAGTCGATCCGCATCAGCTCAAAGACTCAGCAGATCATCCAGAGCGGACAGCAGAGTCACATTTGCTCTGGACACGGTGGACAAGCCAGAGACGCCGGTGCCTCCGGCCAGATCGAGGGATCATTCCAATTCAAAGCACGATAGTCGGTCCGAGATTCATGTAGATCGTTCGAATATTAGTAACGACGTACCGAATACAGAG ATCGTAACTCAAGGAAGAGATAGTGTAGCAACCACGCCAACCTCCACGACCGTGCCAGTGTCGCCGCCCATCATGGACGAGCCCCTCAAACGACCAATCTTAAGAGAGTCTCGATCGCGATCAGTTTCCGTATCGAGAGAGCGTAGTATGTCACCTCTATCGATGCCTAAAATTCAAGAAGAAGACAGTTCCATGAGGTCTACGCCTCCTATTCGCCCTTCACTGAGTTTGACCCTGAGAAAACAGCAAGCGATAGTCGATGAACCAGAACCGCCGTTCACGAAGAGCCACTCCTTGGACGAAAAACCAAGTTCGCCGTTAACTCCGAGAGAGGATGACGAATCTGTATTGCATGGAAGCTCGGAGTTCATGTTGGTTTTGTACCCTGATGATCAAGACGGGAACGTCGATGATATACCGAAGACTTTAG ATGCAACACAGAGCGCATCCGAAGACGTGGAGGACATAGAAGACCTGATTCCACCACCGATGTCGCTATCGTTgccagagctgttcagcgtggAGCATCAAGTGGTGGAGACTCTTCGGGAAGCGGTCAGCTCCACGGAGTTGCTTCACGAACGAGCAATGGAGCGGTTCTACCGTGCAGTAGCAGCCGAAGAGGCTTCCGAGGTTGCGAAAAGGAAAACTCAAGTCGAAAGGAAAACGGGCGAACTGGCAACAACGATAGAAGAAAAGACAGACGCGGACATCGACAATCCGGACGCGCGGCGATCATCTATCTTGCGCAGACTCTCAAACCCTGGAGTAGCCGCGCAGAACCTGATCAGCTGGCAGGCGAAGAAGAATCGTCGAAGATCCAGCGAAGGTCAGCCGGAGACTCTGAAGTTACCGTTGAAACTGATAACCCCGAGTAGTACGCTGCCCATGGTGGAGGCTAGGTCTGATCCAAATCTGCCGAGTGATTCCGAGGCTCCAACAGGTGGTTGGGGGTTGGACAAGGAGGACGAGGCTGCGACGCAGCTGCGCAGGTGGCACGAGGCCAACGTGCTATTGGTTGttgagaaagaggaagagaaatcGATGCCCTGGCAAGTTGAGGCCAACGAGGAAGCTTCCAGCAACCAAGGGGTGGCCAACCAACCGCAGGTTCGGCCAATCGCGGAGACAAAATCGGAGCAAGAGGAGCTGGAAAATGAGGAATTAGAGAGTGTCGAGACTTCCGAGGAGTCGTCCGAGGAAGTTAGCAGCGCGGACAGCGAAGACTTGAAGCTGCTCAAAGCCAGAATCCTTGCGAGACAGGTGCTAGAGGAGGAAGACACGTACCATCCGCGAGGGAGACCCGTTCCTCACGTGGAACCCGAGCCTCTATCGATCCCTACCCACAAAATACCAATTCTAGACGTGACACCACCCACACCGACCCTATCGGGCCCCGCGTCGCCGACGAACGTGGTTCCCAAATCGATCCTGAAGAAGCCGAAAGAGGATCAACCGATCCCTGTCAACAGCTTCGGCAGACCCATACCTCCTGAGAAACCCATTCGGAAAGTCCCACCCGTGCAACCTGTTCACCCAGTGATGACGCACGAAGAGGACATCGGCGACGCGCAACCAGCAGCTGAAACGCTGAAGACGCCTGTTCTGTCGGAATCCGATACCGATAGCATGATGTCGGCTGGAGAAGCGGCGAAAACTCGGAGGATTCAGGCGAAGATGCGATCGACAACATCCGAGGAAGAGATCGACGAAGAGGACATCGAAGCACGAATGGCGGTTGTTAATCACTACACCGAGATCGTCAGGGAGCACTCTTCCAGTCGTTACAATTACAGGGGTTCCGAGGAGAGGAAGTTTGGCGACAGTCTAGCTGGTTCTCGAAGATCATCCTTCTCCGAGGAACAGGATAAGAGCCACTTGAACAAGAACCGGGCAGAGTCGCTTAAGAAACAAGAGACGAGAGAACCGGAAAGGCAGCGAACAGTGGCGAAAATAGAGAAGATCGATAAATCGGCGAAGCAAGACGACCAGAAGCCCAGAAGAAGCGCTCGCTCCCGAGGAACAACTCCTGCGAGGGACACCAAGACCCCTGTCAGATCCACTCGACCCGAGTCTAGAAACCAGTCCCCGGCACCTAGATCGAGGAACGTGTCTGTCGAAAGAGGCGGTGCATCTTCAAGGTCGTCCTCGAAGACCAGGGCCCGTGCTCCCTCTCAAGATAGAAGACCCGTGTCTAGAATGGGGTCCGAGGATCAACGATTGGCTAGAGAAAAATCCGTCGACGACGAACCTCGTAGGTCTAGGAAGCCGTCACACTCGAGGTCCAGTTCCAGAGACAGAATCAGACCAGAGACACCTGTGAAGATGAAGATGGAGCGGCTACAGAAGGCACTAGGGAGCAAGAAGTACAGAGCTCCCTGGCGTGACTCGGGCGTTGAGAAAGAGTACCCCCAGAGTCGAATGAACGATGAACAGCTGGCGCTAGAAGCCCAGAAGAACGTTAGGTTCACGGTCAGCTATGTTACCGATCTGATCCTGCTGATGGCCGCTGTCTACGTTTACCTGTTCAAGAAAGAAACCCTGGCCATCCCGTTCATAGCGCTCCTCTTGTACAGGAGGATTCAGCACGAGATACGGGGGCGAGTCTCGCGCGGCTGGTGGTGGTCCAAACAAAAACAATGA